Below is a window of Bacteroidales bacterium DNA.
TAAAACAATGAAACAGATTTGGGTAATAACTACCAGGGAGTTGCAGTCGTTTTTCGATTCGCTGACGGCCTACATCATGCTGATCGCCTTTCTGGCATTTAGCGGCCTGTTCACATGGCTCTATGGCTCCGACATCTTTTTTATAAAACAGGCCAGCTTACAAGCGTTTTTTGGTGTGGCCTACTGGACGTTGTTCTTTTTTATTCCGGCGCTCACTATGCGGCAGTTTGCCGAAGAAAACAAAACCGGCACCATTGAGCTGCTGCTCACACGCCCGGTGCGCGACTGGCAGGTGGTGACGGGGAAGTTCCTGGCCACACTGCTGCTCATCATCATAGCGCTGGCTTTTACGCTGCCCTATTACATCACGGTGGCCAACCTGGGCAACATCGATCACGGCGCCACTATTTCCGGCTACCTCGGTCTGATTCTGATCAGCGCAGCCTATGTTAGCATCGGCCTCTTTACAAGCAGCATTTCCAACAACCAGATTGTGGGCTTCATGCTGGCGTTGGCCATCGGAATTTTGTTTCACTTCCTGTTTGCGTTTTTGGCTTATGGCGCCAGCGGCATCGTAGGCGACGTGTTGTATTATCTGAGCGTCGGCAACCATTTCGAGTCGATAGCGCGCGGAGTAATCGACAGCAAAGACATCGTCTTCTTCCTGTCGATCATCTTCCTGGGGCTTATTAGTACCGAGGCCATGTTACAGAAAAACAGGAATTAATAAACTATTAAAAAAAGATAATTGAAGATATGAAAAAGAAGAATTCTATAGCCTCTCAATTGATCCTCATCGCCGTAGCCTTGGTGTTTCTGAATGTGCTTTCGGAGAAATATTTTTTGCGGCTCGACTTCACAGCCGACAAAATCTACACCATGAGCAATGCCACCAAGGATATTCTCAGGTCGCTGGATGAGCCGGTTACCATTACGGCTTATTTTACGCGCGGCAGCCAGCAGGAGATTGAGAAAGCCCGCAACGATTTTAAAGATATGCTTATCGAATATGCGGCCATTTCTGACGGGTTGGTGAATTATGAATTTATTAATCCCAACGAAGACGAGGAGGCCGAGCAACAGGCCATGCAGGCAGGCATTCAGCCGCTGGTGATAAGCGTACGCGAAAAAGATCAGGTGAAGCAGCAAAAAGTTTATCTGGGGGCTAAAGTAGTGATGGGCGAACGCACCGATATTATTCCTGTGATACAGCCCGGCGCTGCCATGGAGTATGCCCTGTCGAGCTCCATCAAAAAGCTGGCTGTAATCGACAAACCCGTGATTGGATTTGTTCAGGGCAACGGCGAGCCTTCCCTCAACGCCCTGCCGCAAGCCATGCAACAGTTGCAGGTGCTTTACGATATTCAGCCGGTAAATCTTACCGATGCTGCTGCCGACTTGTCGCAGTATAAAACATTGGCCATTGTGGCTCCCACCGATTCGTTTCCGCAACAGGCGCTTGGCATGATCGACAGATATTTGGCTGGTGGCGGAAATCTTTATATAGCTTACAACAACTTTATCGGCGATTTCCAGGCAATGCGCGGCAACAAAACGAACAGCAACCTGCGCGACTGGCTGCTGGCGAAAGGCCTGAAAGTGGAAAACAACTGTGTGTTAGATGCAACAGCCGGCACTGTGGGCGTACGCCAGCAAACCGGATATATGACCTTTACACGACAGATTCCTTTTCCTTACTGGCCGCTGATCCGCAAATTCCAGGACGATATGCCCATCACCGAAGGCCTCGAGCAGGTGATGTTGCAATTGGCGAGTACAATTACTTATCAGGGCGATACATCCCTTACCTACAAGCCATTTTTGTTTACTAGCGACAAATCGGGAACGCTGCCATTGCCGGTATTTTTTGATGTGCAGAAACAATGGGACAACAGCGATTTCCCGTTGAAGGAGCTTACCGTTGGCGCCATTCTCAAAGGTCGGATGGGCGGCAGTAGCCCCGCTTCGATTGTTTTGATTGGCGATGGCGATTTTGCTGTCAATGGTGAAGGACAGGAAGCACAGCAGCGTCAGCCCGACAATGTCAGCCTGATGGTGAATTCCATCGACTATCTCTCCGACGACACCGGATTGATCGAATTGCGCACAAAAGAAGTTACCTCGCGTCCACTCAAAGAAATAGACGAAGCCAAACGTAGTTGGATAAAATGGATAAACTTTGCTTTGCCGCTTTTGCTGGTGGTAATTTATGGAATCATCCGTATGCAGGTAAGAAGAAGAAAACGCATCAAAAGAATGGAGGAAGGTTATGTTTAAAAAATTAAATGTCAAAACGCTCGTCGTCATCCTTATCATCCTGGCAGCCATTTATACGATTGCCGAGATGACAGGTGGCCGCGATCGTTCGTTTCGTAATGTTTTGGTAGAAGTCGATACCACCGACGTCGAAAGTATTTACATTCGACCGGCAGGCGGTGCTTTGCCTATTATCCTCCACCGGACCAGTGTGGGTGCCTGGGAGGTGAGTGGTCAGGACAAAAGCTATCCTGCCGATATCGGTATGGTGCGCAGTATCCTGGCGCAGTTTACGCTGATGAAACCAGAACGCGTCGCCGCTACCACCGAGAAAAAATGGGCTGAATTTGAACTCAACGACTCGCTGGCAACACGCGTCACGCTCAAAGGTGCTGGCGAAGAACTTGCCGACCTGATGATCGGGAAATTCTCTTACACCCAGCCACCACAAACACAGGCTCAGCAAAACCCTTATCAGCAGCAGCAGCGCGGCAAAATGACCAGCTACGTGCGCCTCACCGACGAAAAGCCTGTTTATGCCGTCGAAGGATTTCTAAAGATGGCTTACCAGGATGATGTGAATGCCTATCGCAACAAAAGCCTTGTAAAAGTTACGCCCAACGATATCTCTGCCCTCAACTATACATTTCCTGATCGCGTCATCAACCTCGAAAAAGCCGACGGTCACTGGATGATGAACGGACAACCCGCCGACTCGGCAGCCATGGTGAAATATCTCAACAAACTTTCGCGGCTCAATAGCTCCGCTTTTGCTGATGCATCAGTGGTTAAAACCGGCAGCGCCACGCACAGGCTTTCTTTAGAAGGCAGCAACTTTGCGCCCGTAACTGTTGAGGCTTGGCCTGTTGCCGACACGACAATAGGTTATGTCGTCACATCTTCGGCCAATCCCGGAGCAGAATTTGACGGAAGCAACGCCCGATTGTTTGAAACCATCTTCGTAGAAGAGCCGGTGTTTTTGGGAGCGGAGAAGTAGGAAAATCGCATGGCGTTTGGCGCAAGGCGCAACACTAGATTACTGTTTTCTTACGGCATACCATAGTCAATAAGGGATGCCAACCCTGCAAGGGATGGCATCCCTGGATCACTTGCGCCTTGCGCTCTGTTCTTTGTGCCCTGCTCTCTATGCCATGCGCTATGCTCCTGCTGCAATAAAATTTAGAATCAATCCCATTGAAATATCTTCTACCTTTGGCGTTCAATTTAATTTTCCAGGCAAATGAAGGCTCCTGTCATCACATCGGATAACGCATTTCACCACGGCACATCTGCGGTAAGGGTGAGTTCTGAGAATGGAAAATTAAAAAGGATGATTATGTGATCCGCCCCACCTTGCGTTTTGGATTAGATAATCCAGGAGGCATGGACAATCCGTGGGAACCTTTATGGAATACATGGAAGCAAAAGTATTTGTATTATCCAAAAATAATAATTATGAAGCGATTAAAAGCGGTTACAAAGGATAAAAATGGCAATCCAACCTACAATATGTGCGTGACGGAAGCGGATATTGATTGGATGCTTGCCGGTCGGTTGTTAAAGAAAGCCAATGCCGGGGACAAGGCAGCGGCCAAGGAATTGAAAAAAATGAATGATACAAAATTAACGTTTTTCACGCTTGAAGAGATTGAAGCGTCACGGAAAATAGCAGAAATGCGTAAACAAGAAAGGGAGATGATAATCATAGATGATAGTGAATTACAATGGGATGCTTTTAGTTTGACTTGTTATACATGCGCGCATCTAACGGATAAGTCACCGGCCAATCGGACATGCCCGGCGTTCCCAAAAGGGATACCGATGGACATTTGGAATGGGCACAACCCGCATACCGAAATATACAAAGGGCAGGTTGGTAATTTCGTGTATGAAAAGGAATAAGTGTACCAACACATATAATAAAACGTTATTCAAATTCAATAAAGCCAATCCCTCTTAAAAATAATCTCTACCGCTTCACATCCCCCCTTCCACGAATCTTAAAATCATGAATCAAATTGCTGGTGCTAATTACAACCTCGGGGAAATCAACCAACAGCCGCGGGTTTCCAATTACTCCGGGTATAAAAACTGTGTGCTGCTGGATTGCAATTACATCGAGGCTGTCGAGAGTGTGGTCGGCGTTGGCGTCGGCGGCAGCCAGGGCGGCTCCGGTAAGCGTAAATCCAGGAATGCTATCCAGATGCAAAGCCACCGCCAGTGCATCGGTTGAGTTGATGATGCCAAAGCTATTTTCCGATACATCAACGCGCAGATGATATACGCCGCTTGCCAGATTTTCAAAACGGTAATAGCCGGTCGAATCTGTGACAACCGAACTGACAGCTCTTCCTGTGGCATCGCGCAGTGACATGCTCACGCCGATGGCCGGACTTTGCAGCGTGTCGTCCCATTGCGCTATTCCCGACAAGGAATAAAGATCGTGCGTGATGGCTTTGATGCACAAATCGTACGGAGAGCCTGTGTTGTGCCCGATCGGATACCAGGCTGTCGGCCAGATGTCGGGATCAGGGGCAATCCAAAAGCGTCCGGTTTCGATGTGTGGCATGGCATAGCCGGCGATGGTATCTTCGACGGCGATGGGCCACTGGTCGTCGGGGTCGTTGCTGTTATAGCAAATCTCAACATAAAAATCCTGCCCTGTCGGCAGATAAATCGTTGTGTCGAGATCGAAGGTATAATAGCCCGGCAATTCTACGTCTTGCATTTGCATCGCGCCAAGCCATCCCGAAAGGGAATCAGAAAAAGTATCGTAAACATTGATGGTGACGCTGCTGGTGGCCGAAACTACAAAAGTTCCGATTTGCGAAAGGCTGGTAGCTTTTTCGGCGCCATCGAAATGCACCAGACCGCAGCCTTTGCTGTTGCCAAAGCCGACGCCCCAGTATCCGCCAATATCGTCGTATTGATGGATGGTTGCCGTCGGATCGAATACATCTGCCTGCGGCCAGTAGCCGTTATATTTGGTAAATTGGCTATCGTTGTATGAAATGTAATAATAGCCGCCCTGTCCAAAGGAAGCGCCGTAGGTGTTGCGTACAATCCAGGCACCTGTGCCGCCGGCGGTGGTGAGCGTGTCGTTCCAGCCCACGATAACGCCGGCGTGGTTTACGGCGTGGCTGCCGCCATAAAAATAGGTGGCGTTGGTCGAATTGAGATAGTCATAACTAAAATAGAGCAAGCTCCACACCGGTCCGTATTGCAGAACGGTTTGCTTGATATATTGCGCGTCCTGTGGTGGCGGGTAGCGCGACTGGCCGATATAAAATTGCGGTGAAAACTGTGTGGGGCAATCATTGTTGCTGCTGGTACCGCCCGGATATGGGTCTTCGGTTTCGAGATAAGGCCCTGCGGCACGCGCAAAATATGCTGACGACATCCAGTGGTTGCCGTTGGTGTTGCGCGGCGGGATATATCCGTGGCAAAATTTCAGATTGTTGTCGGAAAGGTTGTATTCGCCAAAGCCAAGCATCATCAGGCGGGCTTCGATGGTGCCCATCGTTGAGTAGGCCCAGCATCCGCCCGTCGACTGACTTTTTACGGGAGTAAGCCACGCCGAGTCACGAATATCATAAACCGATGGCAAATCGCGAAGCCGCTCATAATGAAAATTTGCATATACATCGTGCGCCGGCATTTCCAGGGGTAGAATGATGCCATTGTCTTGCATCTCCTGAAGCTCTTCCGCATTGATTTTATAAGCTGTATCCGCAGGAGCTTTTTCGGGAACGGGCTGCGCCAGCAATCCTGCGGCTATTAATAAAGAAGCTATTGCTAAAAAAATGTGCTTCATCGGTGTTGAATTACAATTTTAAAAACCATTTGTTGTGGCCTTTCACCAGCAGGTTTCAGCGAAAGCTGTAAAAGATATATACCTTCGGGAATGCCGGCCATGGAGAGACTACTGCCTGGGTTTTGAATTTCCATCACTTTTCTTCCAAATAAGTCTGTCAAAATCGCTGTGTTTATTGCCGGGGCTATTTGATCATTAATTATGATGTTTATCCGGTCGTCGGCGGGGTTGGGAGAAACGGTAATGAAAGGCTTCGCGGCAGATTGCTCATCAATTGCAGCAGGCGGCGCTGTCGTGCCTTTAAAATAAGTGAGTCCGCCGGAATAGTTGCCAACGATCATGTCGGGATAAGCATCGTCGTCGAGGTGCGCAATGGCCACAGCGCTGCGCAGCCCTTCGTCGATCCACAAATAATTCTGCATCTCCAGGTGGTATTTCCCGAAAGGGTCTTCGTCTATACGATCATAAAAATAGATTTCTCCAAATTCGGAGCCTACAAACAGATAAGTGGTTCCGGAGGCATCGCGGTAAAAATGTGGAACGCTATAACCAAAAATGCTTAGATTCGGGTTGGTAACATTCACGCCTCCGAGGCTGTCGGTGATGTGCACAAAATTTGGTGCAGCAGCCGTACCCTGATTTTGATAAAAAGAAATTCTGCCATCTCTTTTTCCGATTATCAAATCCTTGCGGCCGTCCTTATCCAGATCGAAAAGCTGAGGAGCGCTGTAAGCGCCTACGTCAATCTGCTGATAGAAGGTATCGGCCAATTCAAAGTGTGCATTTTGGCCTTGCGCGGCAATGTTGACGTAATAAAACAGGGTTCCTTCGGCATTGCCCACGAGCATATCCTCGTTACCGTCGCCGTCCAGGTCGGCAAAGGCTGGCACAGCGGCAAAAGGAGCTTTTCCGCCGGGAGTGGCAGCTGCAGGAAGTTCTACAAAGTGGCGGTCGACCAGCCGGAAAGAAGGTTCGGTAGTAGTGCCGGTGTTCACCAGCAACGCCAGTTGTGCGCGGTAATCGCAATAAAGATTCAAACCGAGGCCGTAGTAGGTGCTGTCGAGATAGCCGAAGTTGCCCACCATGATGTCCATCAGCCCGTCGTTATTATAATCGAAGAAAGCAGGGTAGGCGCCCGCGCCAAAGTCGAGCATCTGATCTTGCAAAAAGTCGGTTTGTATTAATTCAAAATCCGGCTGATTGGTCTGGCCTTTATTTTCATAAAGCCACACATTGTTGTGATACTGCGATTTTACCAGGCTGGGATCGAATGGTGAAACGATCAGATCCTTTACTCCATCGTTGTTCACATCCAGATAACTCATCACTGGAAACGACCAAAGATGGATGGGTACGTCGTAATCAGGAAAGCTAAAAGTATGACTTGTCATCAGCGGAAGCTCCGGTGTGCCGCCATTGATGAGCAGTGCAGGCGCTGGGTAATCTACGTCGCCCAGCAGCAGGTCGGGCAGGCCGTCGCCATTATTATCAAAAATAAGGAAAGTGGAGCCGGTGTGTTTGGGTTCTGAGTTAGGCCAAATCCACTTTCTTTCGCCAAAACAAGTGTCGAGGTAGATCACGTTGGATTCTTCGCTTTCGGCAAAGCGGCCCCAGCAGCGGTTGGTACGTCTGAAGATCAGCGAGTCGGGGGTTCCGTATCTTTCCATCGATTCGTTGAGGTGCATCTCCACAAACGCTCCCAGCCCCCAAAAGGTGAGAATATCCAGGTCGCCGTCGCCGTCTAAATCGACGATGGCGGGAAAGTCGGCGTAGGTCACCAACACATTCACATAGCCGTTGCCCTGAAATGATTTCAGATAAGGATATACCACGCGCTCAAACAGCGCAGAGGTGTCGCCGGTGTTGCGATAAACCTGTATGCCGGCGTAGCTTTTGGAATAGGCAAAGATGTCGTTTCGCCCGTCGCCATTGTAATCGGCAAAGATCACCCAGTCGTCGAAATGGGGCAGCCTGCGGGCGAGCGATGGTGCAAAAACATAATTCGTTTGTCCGGCGCTGCCTTCATTTTTGTAGGTAAGCGTGCGGTTGCCGTGCCGGTCGAAGACAACAAGTTCGGGTTTGCCATCACCGTCGAGGTCGATTTCACCAAACTGGCAAGCGTTCATTCCACCTGCCCAGGCGGCTTCCAGCCGTTGCCCAAGGCTGTCGGTAACGGTGATGCTTTGTTTTTTTTGAAAACCAAAGGGCAACACATACTGGCTTTGTGCAGGCATCGCTGAAAGCAGGCAGCAGGCGCAAACCAGCACAAAAGCCTTGATAGATTTTGATATTAAAAATTTGATCGACATCGCGCAAAGATAATTTTATTGGAAACAGCCAAAGAGGTTTTTTAAATGACCCTCAGGGATTGTTGTTATCTTTGTTTTTTAACAAAAAAGCAATTGCTTGTGATGAGAAACTTCTTTCTGTTTTTTCTATTAATAGCTGGTCTAACTCTATCATCCGTTGTCGATGCTCAAAATCCTCCTCCTTACGCTCATCCTGAAAACACTGTTGGTCAAGCCAAATTTGTGAACGATTCGACGCACTATTTTTATGGAAATGCCTTTGGTCAGGAGTGGTTCCTGGGCAGGATTTTTCGTGTGGAGCAGATCAACAATGCAGGCAATGTTGCGGCTTCCGCCGAATATGTTTACGACACGCTGCGCTACCAATGGTACAAGCAAAGCCGCTTTGAGGCAACATATACCAACGACACGCTTTATCGTAGCTTGTTTACTTACGTGCGCCGCTGGCCGGGCGATGAATGGCTGCTGAGCGATTCGATAGCTTTTGATGCCAATGGTAAGCCGCGGATAAGCTGGCTGAAAGGGTGGGATGAAGTTAAGCAGAAATTTGTCAGGGGCCAGCGCACCGAAACGCTTTACGACGAGAAACAGCGCCCGCACCAGGTCTGGGTTCAGGCCTACGATACCGTTACCGGGAATTG
It encodes the following:
- a CDS encoding ABC transporter permease subunit, whose amino-acid sequence is MKQIWVITTRELQSFFDSLTAYIMLIAFLAFSGLFTWLYGSDIFFIKQASLQAFFGVAYWTLFFFIPALTMRQFAEENKTGTIELLLTRPVRDWQVVTGKFLATLLLIIIALAFTLPYYITVANLGNIDHGATISGYLGLILISAAYVSIGLFTSSISNNQIVGFMLALAIGILFHFLFAFLAYGASGIVGDVLYYLSVGNHFESIARGVIDSKDIVFFLSIIFLGLISTEAMLQKNRN
- a CDS encoding GldG family protein, producing MKKKNSIASQLILIAVALVFLNVLSEKYFLRLDFTADKIYTMSNATKDILRSLDEPVTITAYFTRGSQQEIEKARNDFKDMLIEYAAISDGLVNYEFINPNEDEEAEQQAMQAGIQPLVISVREKDQVKQQKVYLGAKVVMGERTDIIPVIQPGAAMEYALSSSIKKLAVIDKPVIGFVQGNGEPSLNALPQAMQQLQVLYDIQPVNLTDAAADLSQYKTLAIVAPTDSFPQQALGMIDRYLAGGGNLYIAYNNFIGDFQAMRGNKTNSNLRDWLLAKGLKVENNCVLDATAGTVGVRQQTGYMTFTRQIPFPYWPLIRKFQDDMPITEGLEQVMLQLASTITYQGDTSLTYKPFLFTSDKSGTLPLPVFFDVQKQWDNSDFPLKELTVGAILKGRMGGSSPASIVLIGDGDFAVNGEGQEAQQRQPDNVSLMVNSIDYLSDDTGLIELRTKEVTSRPLKEIDEAKRSWIKWINFALPLLLVVIYGIIRMQVRRRKRIKRMEEGYV
- a CDS encoding DUF4340 domain-containing protein; its protein translation is MFKKLNVKTLVVILIILAAIYTIAEMTGGRDRSFRNVLVEVDTTDVESIYIRPAGGALPIILHRTSVGAWEVSGQDKSYPADIGMVRSILAQFTLMKPERVAATTEKKWAEFELNDSLATRVTLKGAGEELADLMIGKFSYTQPPQTQAQQNPYQQQQRGKMTSYVRLTDEKPVYAVEGFLKMAYQDDVNAYRNKSLVKVTPNDISALNYTFPDRVINLEKADGHWMMNGQPADSAAMVKYLNKLSRLNSSAFADASVVKTGSATHRLSLEGSNFAPVTVEAWPVADTTIGYVVTSSANPGAEFDGSNARLFETIFVEEPVFLGAEK
- a CDS encoding C1 family peptidase, producing the protein MKHIFLAIASLLIAAGLLAQPVPEKAPADTAYKINAEELQEMQDNGIILPLEMPAHDVYANFHYERLRDLPSVYDIRDSAWLTPVKSQSTGGCWAYSTMGTIEARLMMLGFGEYNLSDNNLKFCHGYIPPRNTNGNHWMSSAYFARAAGPYLETEDPYPGGTSSNNDCPTQFSPQFYIGQSRYPPPQDAQYIKQTVLQYGPVWSLLYFSYDYLNSTNATYFYGGSHAVNHAGVIVGWNDTLTTAGGTGAWIVRNTYGASFGQGGYYYISYNDSQFTKYNGYWPQADVFDPTATIHQYDDIGGYWGVGFGNSKGCGLVHFDGAEKATSLSQIGTFVVSATSSVTINVYDTFSDSLSGWLGAMQMQDVELPGYYTFDLDTTIYLPTGQDFYVEICYNSNDPDDQWPIAVEDTIAGYAMPHIETGRFWIAPDPDIWPTAWYPIGHNTGSPYDLCIKAITHDLYSLSGIAQWDDTLQSPAIGVSMSLRDATGRAVSSVVTDSTGYYRFENLASGVYHLRVDVSENSFGIINSTDALAVALHLDSIPGFTLTGAALAAADANADHTLDSLDVIAIQQHTVFIPGVIGNPRLLVDFPEVVISTSNLIHDFKIRGRGDVKR
- a CDS encoding T9SS type A sorting domain-containing protein — protein: MSIKFLISKSIKAFVLVCACCLLSAMPAQSQYVLPFGFQKKQSITVTDSLGQRLEAAWAGGMNACQFGEIDLDGDGKPELVVFDRHGNRTLTYKNEGSAGQTNYVFAPSLARRLPHFDDWVIFADYNGDGRNDIFAYSKSYAGIQVYRNTGDTSALFERVVYPYLKSFQGNGYVNVLVTYADFPAIVDLDGDGDLDILTFWGLGAFVEMHLNESMERYGTPDSLIFRRTNRCWGRFAESEESNVIYLDTCFGERKWIWPNSEPKHTGSTFLIFDNNGDGLPDLLLGDVDYPAPALLINGGTPELPLMTSHTFSFPDYDVPIHLWSFPVMSYLDVNNDGVKDLIVSPFDPSLVKSQYHNNVWLYENKGQTNQPDFELIQTDFLQDQMLDFGAGAYPAFFDYNNDGLMDIMVGNFGYLDSTYYGLGLNLYCDYRAQLALLVNTGTTTEPSFRLVDRHFVELPAAATPGGKAPFAAVPAFADLDGDGNEDMLVGNAEGTLFYYVNIAAQGQNAHFELADTFYQQIDVGAYSAPQLFDLDKDGRKDLIIGKRDGRISFYQNQGTAAAPNFVHITDSLGGVNVTNPNLSIFGYSVPHFYRDASGTTYLFVGSEFGEIYFYDRIDEDPFGKYHLEMQNYLWIDEGLRSAVAIAHLDDDAYPDMIVGNYSGGLTYFKGTTAPPAAIDEQSAAKPFITVSPNPADDRINIIINDQIAPAINTAILTDLFGRKVMEIQNPGSSLSMAGIPEGIYLLQLSLKPAGERPQQMVFKIVIQHR